Within Vallitalea okinawensis, the genomic segment TGCTTGTCCTGGCTTATTATCTTCTCTTCCTCTCTTAAAGATAATAAGACCATTTAAGAATGATTCTAACATAATATCATTACATTCTATATAGTTATCGTTGTCAACTATATCAGCATGACTATTAACATCAGAATGACTACTTTCTTCTGATTTTCTTAGTATTTTAAGTAAATCCTCTTTTGTCGTTTTAAGATTTCCAAGTTTAAAAATCTCAACCATTTCACTATCTTTTATATCGAGAGCATATCTCAGTCTTATGAGTATATCATTATTGTTCATACAAAAACCTCCAGTTACTATCTTTAAATATCATTTCATTATAGCATATTATGCTACATATTACGTAGTTTAAATTATTGAATGTTTTTGACTTAATTCATGAGATACAGTAAAAGCTGTACGTTATGCGTACAGCT encodes:
- a CDS encoding YehS family protein, which encodes MNNNDILIRLRYALDIKDSEMVEIFKLGNLKTTKEDLLKILRKSEESSHSDVNSHADIVDNDNYIECNDIMLESFLNGLIIFKRGREDNKPGQADRPQFLTKEGQSINNVLLKKLKIALSLTSEDMSEILESAGVSITKSELSALFRKKEHRNYRVCGDRYIRNFLKGLTIKYRG